From the Syngnathoides biaculeatus isolate LvHL_M chromosome 10, ASM1980259v1, whole genome shotgun sequence genome, one window contains:
- the LOC133508126 gene encoding AMP deaminase 2-like isoform X1 yields the protein MSTGSKMSASFSAGDSSGKSKSPFRKRGSLQSTTSSAGEGTSTVPGLPKCPSIPQELRPGHSNSNCESWTRQGRGDLCGVSGPKPLKSQRSLPGTPVSIKQLPIDLRTSMEEKYKEIAEELFKSSMAESEMRSAPYEFPEDSPIEQLEERRHRLERQISQDIKLEPEILLRAKQDFMKIDSAIDLELMKEKSVDAVDNGINEREMPMEREYQRVSISGEEKCGVPFTDLVDAAKCVVKALFIREKYINRSLQSFCKTTANALQDLGLKPLDMGIYDKFPETPVDAGIIYAPVHPPVSETHPYDNLDPKNLPSDTGYACKMIDGVMHVYTKKTTMEKSTLLDLPYPDLKEYIADMNVMMALIINGPVKSFCYRRLQYLSSKYQMHILLNEMKELAAQKKVPHRDFYNIRKVDTHIHASSCMNQKHLLRFIKRAMKKYPEEIVHIEHDRGQTLKEVFETMNLTAFDLSVDTLDMHADRNTFHRFDKFNAKYNPIGESILREIFIKTDNHVEGKYFAHIVKEVMSDLEESKYQNSELRLSIYGRSRDEWDKLAQWAVNHRVYSDNVRWLIQVPRLFDVYHTKKQLANFQEMLENIFLPLFEATINPQSHPELHLFLEHVVGFDSVDDESKPEHHIFNLDSPLPANWKEEDNPPYSYYLYYTCANITVLNHLRRRRGFHTFVLRPHCGEAGPIHHLVSGFMLSENISHGLLLRKAPVLQYLYYLAQIGIAMSPLSNNSLFLSYHRNPLPEYLSRGLMVSLSTDDPLQFHFTKEPLMEEYSIATQVWKLSSCDMCELARNSVLMSGFSHKAKSYWLGPSYYKEGPESNDIRRTNLPDIRVAYRSETLSEELQLITQAVRTEELETISEEDSLCMGPLPGCR from the exons ATGAGCACAGGCAGCAAGATGTCAGCATCCTTCTCCGCCGGCGACAGCTCAGGGAAGTCCAAATCCCCGTTCCGCAAGCGGGGGAGCCTGCAGAGCACCACCAGCTCTG CGGGGGAGGGTACATCGACTGTCCCAGGCCTCCCTAAATGTCCCAGCATCCCGCAGGAGCTCAGACCAGGCCACTCCAACAGTAACTGTGAGAGCTGGACAAGACAGGGCAGAGGAG ATCTGTGTGGTGTATCTGGGCCCAAACCCCTCAAGTCTCAGCGTTCCCTCCCAGGAACCCCTGTCTCCATAAAACAGTTACCGATTGACCTACGAACCTCCATGGAAGAGAAGTACAAAGAGATTGCAGAG GAGCTGTTCAAAAGCAGCATGGCCGAAAGTGAGATGCGCAGTGCCCCCTATGAGTTCCCGGAAGACAGCCCCATCGAGCAGCTGGAAGAGCGTCGGCACCGTCTCGAGAGGCAGATCAGTCAGGACATTAA GCTTGAGCCCGAGATCTTGCTCCGCGCCAAACAGGACTTCATGAAAATCGACAGTGCCATAGACCTCGA gttaatgaAGGAGAAGAGTGTTGATGCTGTTGATAATGGCATTAACGAGCGGGAAATGCCAATGGAGAGAGAGTATCAGCGGGTCTCAATATCTGGAGAAGAGAAATGTGGG GTGCCTTTCACTGACCTGGTTGATGCTGCCAAGTGTGTGGTGAAGGCTTTGTTCATTCGGGAGAAGTACATCAACAGATCCTTGCAGTCCTTTTGCAAGACCACGGCTAACGCCTTGCAAGACCTCGGCTTGAAGCCGCTGGACATGGGAATCTATGACAAATTCCCCGAGACCCCCGTCGATGCTGGTATCATAT ATGCCCCCGTCCACCCACCCGTTTCCGAGACGCACCCTTATGACAATCTGGACCCCAAAAATCTGCCCTCAGATACAGGATATGCTTGCAAGATGATAGATGGAGTAATGCACGTTTACACCAAGAAGACCACCATGGAGAA AAGTACACTATTAGACCTGCCGTATCCTGACCTGAAAGAATATATCGCAGACATGAATGTAATGATGGCCCTCATCATTAACGGACCTGT GAAGTCTTTCTGCTACCGTCGCCTCCAGTACCTCAGCTCCAAATATCAAATGCACATCCTCCTAAATGAAATGAAGGAGCTGGCAGCCCAGAAGAAAGTTCCTCACAGAGACTTTTACAACATACGCAAA GTGGACACGCACATACACGCATCCTCCTGCATGAACCAGAAGCACCTGCTGCGCTTCATCAAGCGGGCCATGAAGAAATATCCAGAGGAGATTGTTCACATCGAGCACGATCGGGGTCAAACCCTCAAGGAGGTGTTCGAGACCATGAATCTGACGGCCTTCGACCTGAGCGTGGACACGCTTGACATGCATGCG gACCGCAACACATTCCATCGCTTTGACAAGTTCAACGCCAAATACAACCCCATTGGAGAATCCATCCTGCGAGAGATCTTCATCAAGACCGACAACCACGTCGAAGGGAAATACTTTGCACACATAGTCAAG gaGGTCATGTCCGACCTTGAGGAGAGCAAGTACCAAAATTCGGAGCTGCGGCTGTCCATCTACGGTCGCTCCAGAGACGAATGGGACAAGCTGGCCCAGTGGGCCGTCAATCACCGGGTGTACTCGGATAACGTGCGCTGGCTTATCCAGGTGCCCCGCCTTTT CGACGTTTATCACACAAAGAAGCAGCTGGCTAATTTCCAGGAGATGCTGGAGAACATCTTCCTGCCCCTTTTTGAAGCCACCATCAACCCTCAGAGTCATCCCGAGCTCCATCTCTTCCTGGAGCAC GTGGTCGGCTTCGACAGCGTGGATGACGAGTCCAAACCCGAGCACCATATTTTCAATCTGGACAGTCCTCTGCCTGCCAACTGGAAAGAGGAGGACAACCCGCCCTACTCCTACTACCTCTACTACACTTGCGCTAATATTACAGTGCTCAACCACCTCCGCAG GAGACGAGGCTTTCATACATTTGTGCTGCGACCTCACTGTGGCGAAGCAGGGCCAATCCACCACCTGGTGTCGGGGTTCATGTTGTCAGAGAACATCTCCCACGGTCTGCTGCTCAGAAAG GCCCCCGTGCTGCAGTATTTGTACTACCTGGCCCAGATCGGTATCGCCATGTCCCCTCTGAGCAACAACAGCCTGTTCCTGAGCTACCACCGCAATCCGCTGCCGGAGTACCTGTCAAGAGGCCTCATGGTGTCCCTGTCCACCGACGACCCCCTCCAGTTCCACTTCACCAAG gagCCTCTCATGGAAGAGTACAGCATTGCTACGCAAGTGTGGAAGCTCAGTTCCTGTGACATGTGCGAGCTGGCAAGAAACAGTGTTCTCATGAGTGGCTTTTCACACAAG GCCAAAAGCTACTGGCTGGGCCCAAGCTATTACAAAGAAGGTCCGGAGAGCAACGACATCCGCCGCACCAACCTCCCGGACATCCGCGTGGCCTACCGCAGCGAGACGCTCTCCGAGGAGCTGCAGCTCATCACTCAGGCCGTGCGCACCGAGGAGCTGGAGACCATCAGCGAGGAGGACTCCCTGTGCATGGGTCCTCTGCCCGGGTGCCGTTGA
- the LOC133508126 gene encoding AMP deaminase 2-like isoform X5, with translation MEEKYKEIAEELFKSSMAESEMRSAPYEFPEDSPIEQLEERRHRLERQISQDIKLEPEILLRAKQDFMKIDSAIDLELMKEKSVDAVDNGINEREMPMEREYQRVSISGEEKCGVPFTDLVDAAKCVVKALFIREKYINRSLQSFCKTTANALQDLGLKPLDMGIYDKFPETPVDAGIIYAPVHPPVSETHPYDNLDPKNLPSDTGYACKMIDGVMHVYTKKTTMEKSTLLDLPYPDLKEYIADMNVMMALIINGPVKSFCYRRLQYLSSKYQMHILLNEMKELAAQKKVPHRDFYNIRKVDTHIHASSCMNQKHLLRFIKRAMKKYPEEIVHIEHDRGQTLKEVFETMNLTAFDLSVDTLDMHADRNTFHRFDKFNAKYNPIGESILREIFIKTDNHVEGKYFAHIVKEVMSDLEESKYQNSELRLSIYGRSRDEWDKLAQWAVNHRVYSDNVRWLIQVPRLFDVYHTKKQLANFQEMLENIFLPLFEATINPQSHPELHLFLEHVVGFDSVDDESKPEHHIFNLDSPLPANWKEEDNPPYSYYLYYTCANITVLNHLRRRRGFHTFVLRPHCGEAGPIHHLVSGFMLSENISHGLLLRKAPVLQYLYYLAQIGIAMSPLSNNSLFLSYHRNPLPEYLSRGLMVSLSTDDPLQFHFTKEPLMEEYSIATQVWKLSSCDMCELARNSVLMSGFSHKAKSYWLGPSYYKEGPESNDIRRTNLPDIRVAYRSETLSEELQLITQAVRTEELETISEEDSLCMGPLPGCR, from the exons ATGGAAGAGAAGTACAAAGAGATTGCAGAG GAGCTGTTCAAAAGCAGCATGGCCGAAAGTGAGATGCGCAGTGCCCCCTATGAGTTCCCGGAAGACAGCCCCATCGAGCAGCTGGAAGAGCGTCGGCACCGTCTCGAGAGGCAGATCAGTCAGGACATTAA GCTTGAGCCCGAGATCTTGCTCCGCGCCAAACAGGACTTCATGAAAATCGACAGTGCCATAGACCTCGA gttaatgaAGGAGAAGAGTGTTGATGCTGTTGATAATGGCATTAACGAGCGGGAAATGCCAATGGAGAGAGAGTATCAGCGGGTCTCAATATCTGGAGAAGAGAAATGTGGG GTGCCTTTCACTGACCTGGTTGATGCTGCCAAGTGTGTGGTGAAGGCTTTGTTCATTCGGGAGAAGTACATCAACAGATCCTTGCAGTCCTTTTGCAAGACCACGGCTAACGCCTTGCAAGACCTCGGCTTGAAGCCGCTGGACATGGGAATCTATGACAAATTCCCCGAGACCCCCGTCGATGCTGGTATCATAT ATGCCCCCGTCCACCCACCCGTTTCCGAGACGCACCCTTATGACAATCTGGACCCCAAAAATCTGCCCTCAGATACAGGATATGCTTGCAAGATGATAGATGGAGTAATGCACGTTTACACCAAGAAGACCACCATGGAGAA AAGTACACTATTAGACCTGCCGTATCCTGACCTGAAAGAATATATCGCAGACATGAATGTAATGATGGCCCTCATCATTAACGGACCTGT GAAGTCTTTCTGCTACCGTCGCCTCCAGTACCTCAGCTCCAAATATCAAATGCACATCCTCCTAAATGAAATGAAGGAGCTGGCAGCCCAGAAGAAAGTTCCTCACAGAGACTTTTACAACATACGCAAA GTGGACACGCACATACACGCATCCTCCTGCATGAACCAGAAGCACCTGCTGCGCTTCATCAAGCGGGCCATGAAGAAATATCCAGAGGAGATTGTTCACATCGAGCACGATCGGGGTCAAACCCTCAAGGAGGTGTTCGAGACCATGAATCTGACGGCCTTCGACCTGAGCGTGGACACGCTTGACATGCATGCG gACCGCAACACATTCCATCGCTTTGACAAGTTCAACGCCAAATACAACCCCATTGGAGAATCCATCCTGCGAGAGATCTTCATCAAGACCGACAACCACGTCGAAGGGAAATACTTTGCACACATAGTCAAG gaGGTCATGTCCGACCTTGAGGAGAGCAAGTACCAAAATTCGGAGCTGCGGCTGTCCATCTACGGTCGCTCCAGAGACGAATGGGACAAGCTGGCCCAGTGGGCCGTCAATCACCGGGTGTACTCGGATAACGTGCGCTGGCTTATCCAGGTGCCCCGCCTTTT CGACGTTTATCACACAAAGAAGCAGCTGGCTAATTTCCAGGAGATGCTGGAGAACATCTTCCTGCCCCTTTTTGAAGCCACCATCAACCCTCAGAGTCATCCCGAGCTCCATCTCTTCCTGGAGCAC GTGGTCGGCTTCGACAGCGTGGATGACGAGTCCAAACCCGAGCACCATATTTTCAATCTGGACAGTCCTCTGCCTGCCAACTGGAAAGAGGAGGACAACCCGCCCTACTCCTACTACCTCTACTACACTTGCGCTAATATTACAGTGCTCAACCACCTCCGCAG GAGACGAGGCTTTCATACATTTGTGCTGCGACCTCACTGTGGCGAAGCAGGGCCAATCCACCACCTGGTGTCGGGGTTCATGTTGTCAGAGAACATCTCCCACGGTCTGCTGCTCAGAAAG GCCCCCGTGCTGCAGTATTTGTACTACCTGGCCCAGATCGGTATCGCCATGTCCCCTCTGAGCAACAACAGCCTGTTCCTGAGCTACCACCGCAATCCGCTGCCGGAGTACCTGTCAAGAGGCCTCATGGTGTCCCTGTCCACCGACGACCCCCTCCAGTTCCACTTCACCAAG gagCCTCTCATGGAAGAGTACAGCATTGCTACGCAAGTGTGGAAGCTCAGTTCCTGTGACATGTGCGAGCTGGCAAGAAACAGTGTTCTCATGAGTGGCTTTTCACACAAG GCCAAAAGCTACTGGCTGGGCCCAAGCTATTACAAAGAAGGTCCGGAGAGCAACGACATCCGCCGCACCAACCTCCCGGACATCCGCGTGGCCTACCGCAGCGAGACGCTCTCCGAGGAGCTGCAGCTCATCACTCAGGCCGTGCGCACCGAGGAGCTGGAGACCATCAGCGAGGAGGACTCCCTGTGCATGGGTCCTCTGCCCGGGTGCCGTTGA